GTCCGACAGCTCCAGCGAGTGCGTGATCCGCATGATCCTGGCCGCTTCGCGGGCCGGGACCCGCGGCCCGTTCAACCGGTCCCGGTAGTGCTTCCCGTGGGCCTGGTACGCCAGGCTGTGCGCCGTCGAGCACAGCACGCTGCCCGGGAACTTCTTCTTGGCCTCGGTCGCGACCGACTTGTTGAACGCCACGTAGATCCCGCGCCGTCCAGGCGGCATCGTCAGCGCAGCAAGGCGAAGCGTCGACGTCTTCCCCGTTCCCGCACCCGCTTCAACGACCAGGTTGCCGCCGGCAGCGAACGCGTCCACGATCGCCGCCTGCTGCCCCGTCGGCCGCAACCCATCCACCACCGGCCGGCCAGCAGCACCCTGACCCCGAGCCGAGCCACCCGCCAGAGCAGCCGCCGGGGCGGCCGGCGCGAGACGCACAGGAACCTCCTCTGGAGGCTTCGCCGACCAGACCGGCACCACCGGCTCAGGCACGGCAGGATCGGGTACGACGGGCCCAGGTACGGCGTGCGCGGGGAGGAATCCCAGCAGGCCCTTGACCCGGCGCGATAGCGACCGCAGTTGGTCGTCGGGGACCTGGTCGACGTCGGCCGATTCCAGCCGGCGGCGCAACTCCCCCAGATCCGCCATCACCGCCGATCGCAGCCCCGTGGCCGGGTCCTCGTGACGCTCCCGGTACATGGCCTGCTTGCACCCCGGCGAGCAATACACCATTGCCCGCCCCGGCCCGGCCCGCCGCACCAGGAACTCCTCCCCACACCGCGCACACTTGCGCTCCTTCGGAGCCCCTGCCGCAATCGTCGCCCTTTTCGTCACAATCAATAATGTTACGAAAACATTCGCGATGTGCAACCTCCCCGGCTTGGCGTGTTTCCGTCACACCAGCAGCAGGCACCGTTTTGCACCGGGGCCGTTCGTCGGTGCCTGGGCCGCCCGGCAGCGGTTGTTTCAGTCTTGGATTTCGCGGCCCAGCCGTGCGTACGGCGGGTACTTGGCGCCGCGGGGCACCCAGACAGTCAGGCAGGCGAATTCCCCACCGGTGTCGCAGTCCGGCCGATGCGTGATCCAGGGCCGGACCCCGCAGCCGGGGCAGGGCTGCTTCTCGATCGCGGGCAACGGCGGCAGCTTCGAACGACGAGCGCCGGCGGTCATGACTGGCGCTTCGTGCTACGGGACCGTGGCGCCGGATTCCCGGCCGCGCGGGCGCGTTGGATCCAGGACGCGATGGTCACGAGCGTTCCGTACTCCCAGTCGGCCAGCCAGGCGATCATGCGCCGGTCGTAGGCGCCCAGCTCGACGCCGGCGGCGGCCAGCTCGTCCAGGATGATCGCGGCGTCCTCGCGGCGACGCTGCGCACGTACCTCGTCGGTGTAGGGGATGGTCTGCTGGGCGCGGATCCAGGCCGGGTCACGGTGCGGCTCGGTCTCGATCGGTCCGGTCGGGATCTCGGGTTTCACTGGCCGGTCTCCGCTCTTCCGGTGGCCTCGTGGATGGGTCGGGTGGCCTCGCGGGTCCGGACGCCGATCGGCAGTTCCGGCAGGACGGGGTCGTCGTCCTCGACGGCGTACCACTGGTTCGGGGTCCGGTCGGGGTGGCGCTTGTAGTACGCCACGGAGTAGTCCCGCCGGATCCGCGCCTTGCGGTCCTGGTCGACGTCGTCGCGGATCGAGTCGGCCGGGTGTCCGGTGAGCTCGGCGATCTCGTCCGGGTCGGCGCCTTCGTCCAGCAGCCCGAAGACGGCCGCCTCCAGGAACCGCTTGCAGGCCCACTGCAGGTTGCGTGCGGTCAGGATCTTCGACCGCAGATCGGGCTCCTCGCGCAGCAGGTCGTCCGCCCTCCTGATCGTGGCGTCGCGGCCCAGGTCCTTCCATGCCTCGCGCAGGTCGACGTACTCCGAGCGCGGTGCCGGGCAGTCGTCGACGCTGCGCGGCGCCGTACGTTCCATCGCCGGTCCGGGCGCCGGGTCGGGCGCCGGGTCGGTGGTCATCGGCCTGTGCTCCGCTCCAGTTCATGCTTCGCCTGGTCGATGAGGGCCTTGGCCTGGCTGATCAGCCGCGCTGCTTCGTGCCGGTGCTCGTGGTCGGCCGGGCCGTGCCCTTCGGGCCAGTCGGAGTTCATCCAGTCCCGTGCGGTGCTGAGCCCGTTCCTGGCCTCGTTGAGGGCGTCGCGGGTGTTCTTGGCGATCTCGATCCAGGTCGGCAGTTGCTGTGCCATGGCGCTGGTTCCTTCCGTAGACAGGTCGGGTGTGTTGAGGGTGGCGGCCGCGGTGTCGATGAGTACGTCGGGCAGGAACGCCTGGACGAGCTCCTCCACCACGCGCTCGTCAGCGTCGTCTCCCGCCGTTTTGCCGGTGGGCAGCTCGTGCAGGGCGCGGGTACGGCGTCCCAGCTCGTCGACGTCGATGCGACCGTCGATCCACTGGTCCTGCAGCGCCCGGGCGGCGTCGGTCGATCGCCCGCCCTCGAGCTCGGTCGAATGCCGGACCGACGCCACCGCGGTGGCGCGTTCCTCGCGCGTCAACTGCGGGTCGGCCTGGTCGTCAGGTTCGGTGGTCATCCCAGTCCCCTCTCCGGTCGGGCTCGGAGTCAGTTCGGAGTCGGTTCGGTGTCAGTACACCCAGCGGGCGAGCGGGTCGCCGCCGGTCAGGATCGTGTTGACCCTGGTGGCGGTCTTGCCGTACGCCGTGGTCTGGGCTGAGGTCAGCTCGACGTCGGCGCCGGTGGCGGCACTGGTCCGGACGACGTCGAGCAGGACGGTCGTGTCGTCGTCGGGCGGCAGGTTCAGCAGGCGGCTGATCCGGGTCAGGGGCTGGATCAGCTCGGTCAGGGGCGGCGGCTCGGATTCGCCGCCGTAGGCGATCTGCTCGAGCAGTTCCGCCAGATCGGACATCCGCTTGCGGTGCCACGGATTCCCGGCCTCGCGCCGGGCTGCCGGCATCAGCGCCACCTCGAGCTGGACGACCGCGGCCGCAAGCAACTCCCGGTCCGCGGCGGCGATCGGCACGGCCCGGAACGGCACGCGTTCGCGGCTGCCGCTGAGCAGCCGGGGCCGGGTGCTGGCGTCCGGCTCGATCCGGGGCAGCGCCAACTCGTCCACCGCGCCCCGCAGCAC
This portion of the Kribbella solani genome encodes:
- a CDS encoding antitoxin VbhA family protein, whose amino-acid sequence is MTTEPDDQADPQLTREERATAVASVRHSTELEGGRSTDAARALQDQWIDGRIDVDELGRRTRALHELPTGKTAGDDADERVVEELVQAFLPDVLIDTAAATLNTPDLSTEGTSAMAQQLPTWIEIAKNTRDALNEARNGLSTARDWMNSDWPEGHGPADHEHRHEAARLISQAKALIDQAKHELERSTGR